From one Variovorax sp. PBL-H6 genomic stretch:
- a CDS encoding calcium incorporation protein MxaA, translating into MKALRAAMLAAALGGAGGLAASDEPAAPAGAAVAVAVAATVEQPRAFGHVLGDVLTQRVLLEHAGRPLQPGALPAATRVDLWLERRPPRIETDAQGRRWLAIDYQLINAPRALSAVTLPALSLATASGPTLALSAWPVSVAPLTPPEAFGQGDLQPLRPDRAVAALPTGSIERQLRLSLAAGVAVLLAWLAWWALRNASEARRLPFAQAWRELKRIDDPASPQAWRVVHRALNASAGHVIHGASVPRLLAEAPYLRPLQARLEDFYRESTRRFFAADADGAAADPSYPLKPLCRALRDAEQRHRH; encoded by the coding sequence ATGAAGGCGCTGCGGGCGGCGATGCTCGCGGCGGCGCTCGGCGGCGCCGGGGGGCTCGCAGCGAGCGACGAACCGGCAGCGCCCGCGGGCGCCGCCGTCGCCGTCGCCGTCGCCGCGACGGTCGAGCAGCCGCGGGCCTTCGGTCATGTGCTGGGCGATGTATTGACCCAGCGCGTGCTGCTCGAGCACGCGGGCCGCCCGCTCCAGCCAGGCGCCCTTCCTGCCGCCACGCGCGTCGACCTTTGGCTGGAGCGCAGGCCGCCGCGGATCGAGACAGATGCCCAGGGACGGCGCTGGCTCGCGATCGACTACCAACTCATCAACGCGCCGCGCGCGCTCAGTGCCGTCACGCTGCCGGCGCTCAGCCTCGCGACCGCATCCGGCCCGACACTTGCACTGTCCGCCTGGCCGGTCAGCGTTGCGCCGCTGACGCCGCCGGAGGCGTTCGGCCAGGGCGATCTGCAGCCGCTGCGCCCGGACCGTGCGGTTGCCGCACTTCCGACCGGTTCCATCGAGCGGCAACTCCGGCTCTCGCTCGCCGCAGGGGTGGCCGTGCTGCTGGCATGGCTGGCCTGGTGGGCCCTGCGCAATGCGAGCGAAGCGCGGCGCCTTCCGTTCGCGCAGGCGTGGCGTGAACTCAAGCGCATCGACGACCCGGCAAGCCCGCAGGCCTGGCGTGTCGTGCACCGCGCACTGAACGCGAGCGCCGGGCACGTGATCCACGGCGCCAGCGTGCCGCGCCTGCTGGCAGAGGCACCGTACCTCCGCCCGCTGCAGGCGCGGCTCGAAGACTTCTATCGCGAATCCACCCGGCGCTTCTTCGCGGCCGATGCCGACGGGGCCGCGGCCGATCCGTCCTATCCGCTCAAGCCGCTGTGCCGGGCGTTGCGCGATGCGGAGCAGCGGCACCGGCACTGA
- a CDS encoding vWA domain-containing protein yields MRFDFSQPWMLVLLPLALLPLLRRRSDTLAFSYLAWLPADRIGRALGFLWRAFAVGAMALAVLGLSGPGQSGAQVQRTGRGAEVLILMDRSSSMDATVHTNGLQTAGRMSQEPKAKVVRDLLSDFVAKRPDNRFAFMTFSTVPIAVVPFTQKTDTVQAALAASAIGRGLPETRMGLALLAAIEEFENRSYSGSRVILIVSDGGAQLDEPTRQRVLAGLAREKIGLYWIYVRSGPNSPNLNTDSASAYGLGEELALHQFFKTLSTPYRLYQVDDSNAMAAAMAEIDRQQNFPLIIHERVPRRDYGGAFYVAAMLCCAGLLACRALQLQSWRKA; encoded by the coding sequence ATGCGCTTCGACTTCTCTCAACCCTGGATGCTGGTCCTGCTGCCCCTCGCGCTGCTGCCGCTGCTGCGCAGGCGCAGCGACACGCTGGCCTTTTCGTACCTGGCCTGGCTGCCGGCCGACCGCATCGGCCGTGCGCTCGGCTTTCTCTGGCGAGCCTTTGCCGTCGGCGCGATGGCGCTGGCCGTGCTCGGGCTGTCCGGCCCCGGGCAGTCGGGCGCGCAGGTGCAGCGCACCGGCCGCGGCGCCGAGGTGCTGATCCTGATGGACCGCAGCAGCAGCATGGATGCGACGGTCCACACCAACGGCCTGCAGACCGCGGGCCGCATGTCACAGGAGCCCAAGGCCAAGGTCGTGCGCGACCTGCTGAGCGATTTCGTCGCGAAGCGCCCGGACAACCGTTTTGCCTTCATGACCTTCAGCACGGTGCCGATCGCCGTGGTGCCTTTCACACAGAAGACGGACACCGTGCAGGCCGCGCTTGCCGCCAGCGCGATCGGCCGCGGCCTGCCCGAAACCCGCATGGGCCTCGCGCTCCTCGCGGCCATCGAGGAATTCGAGAACCGCAGCTACTCGGGCAGCCGCGTGATCCTGATCGTCTCGGACGGCGGCGCCCAGCTCGACGAGCCCACGCGCCAGCGCGTCCTCGCGGGTCTTGCGCGCGAGAAGATCGGCCTCTACTGGATCTACGTGCGCAGCGGCCCGAACTCGCCAAACCTCAACACCGACAGCGCAAGCGCCTACGGCCTGGGCGAGGAATTGGCACTGCACCAGTTCTTCAAGACCCTGAGCACGCCCTACCGGCTGTACCAGGTGGACGATTCCAACGCGATGGCGGCTGCCATGGCCGAGATCGACCGGCAGCAGAATTTTCCGCTGATCATCCACGAGCGCGTGCCGCGGCGGGACTACGGCGGCGCCTTCTACGTGGCGGCGATGCTGTGCTGCGCCGGCCTGCTCGCCTGCCGCGCGTTGCAGCTCCAGAGCTGGAGGAAGGCATGA
- a CDS encoding MxaK protein, producing the protein MKRRTVHFVFGFLSLCCAGAVLERGLHLHRTTALNAEIAHIAAEPVGKDATALPLRAPRELQLAQALALSKAGNHDAALKGYAGLIQGGERDAVAQQALFNLANMYLRQGLAQKAGAEPLFELGKQRLRDLLRVTPQDWDARYNLERALRLAPEEQEAFSAEQQQSVEQRRVRVPGFVAGDLP; encoded by the coding sequence ATGAAGCGGCGCACCGTGCACTTCGTCTTCGGCTTCCTGAGCCTGTGCTGTGCAGGCGCCGTGCTGGAGCGCGGCCTGCACTTGCATCGGACGACGGCGCTGAACGCCGAGATCGCGCACATCGCGGCCGAGCCGGTGGGCAAGGACGCCACGGCCCTGCCCCTGCGGGCTCCGCGCGAGCTGCAGCTGGCGCAGGCGCTGGCCTTGTCTAAGGCGGGCAATCACGATGCGGCACTCAAGGGCTATGCGGGGCTGATCCAGGGCGGCGAGCGCGATGCCGTTGCGCAGCAGGCGCTGTTCAATCTGGCCAACATGTACCTGCGGCAAGGGCTTGCGCAGAAGGCCGGCGCGGAGCCGCTGTTCGAATTGGGCAAGCAGCGGCTGCGCGACCTGCTGCGCGTGACGCCGCAGGACTGGGATGCGCGGTACAACCTGGAGCGGGCGCTGAGGTTGGCGCCGGAGGAGCAGGAGGCTTTTTCGGCGGAGCAGCAGCAGTCGGTGGAGCAGCGGCGGGTGCGGGTTCCGGGGTTTGTTGCGGGGGATTTGCCGTGA
- a CDS encoding MxaL protein: protein MNTPWHRMQSSGNWLLLAALLLLALAAWPPRIQLQRPVFEWQVSFDITQSMNVEDVELDQSPVSRLTLARAAMRDVLAALPCGSKVGWSVFADYRSLVILAPIEVCSHYEELLASLERIDARMRWANASNIGKGVTWAVRGARSIGPHTSFVFISDGQEAPLLRANDTPPMGDITPGEVKGWLIGVGGDVPMPIPKTNSAGQPAGYWTPEDVVQGSAIGGTANREHLSELREDHLRSLAKLVGVNYLRLNTPDSLKTAMLDRRFAQSQLADTDLRWIPALLALLLLAWRFAPELGWRRGRKAAERVPRGLTQPV, encoded by the coding sequence ATGAACACCCCATGGCATCGCATGCAGAGCAGCGGAAACTGGCTCCTCCTGGCCGCCCTCCTCCTGCTCGCCCTCGCCGCCTGGCCCCCCCGCATCCAGCTCCAGCGCCCCGTCTTCGAGTGGCAGGTCAGCTTCGACATCACGCAAAGCATGAACGTGGAAGACGTCGAACTCGACCAGTCCCCGGTCAGCCGCCTGACCCTGGCCCGCGCCGCCATGCGCGACGTGCTGGCCGCATTGCCCTGCGGATCCAAGGTCGGCTGGAGCGTGTTCGCGGACTACCGCTCGCTCGTGATCCTCGCGCCGATCGAGGTCTGCAGCCACTACGAGGAGCTGCTCGCCTCGCTCGAGCGCATCGATGCCCGCATGCGCTGGGCCAATGCCAGCAACATCGGCAAGGGCGTGACCTGGGCCGTGCGCGGCGCCAGGAGCATCGGGCCTCACACCAGCTTCGTCTTCATCAGCGACGGGCAGGAGGCGCCGCTGCTGCGCGCCAACGACACACCGCCGATGGGCGACATCACGCCGGGCGAGGTAAAAGGCTGGCTGATCGGCGTCGGCGGCGATGTGCCGATGCCGATTCCCAAGACGAACAGCGCCGGCCAGCCGGCCGGCTACTGGACCCCGGAGGACGTGGTGCAAGGCTCCGCCATCGGCGGCACCGCGAACCGCGAACACCTGTCGGAGTTGCGCGAAGACCATCTCCGATCGCTCGCCAAGCTCGTCGGGGTGAACTACCTGCGCCTGAACACGCCGGATTCACTGAAGACAGCCATGCTGGACCGCCGCTTCGCCCAGAGCCAGCTCGCAGACACGGATCTGCGCTGGATCCCGGCACTGCTCGCCCTGCTGCTCCTCGCCTGGCGATTCGCACCCGAGCTCGGATGGCGGCGTGGAAGGAAAGCGGCCGAGCGCGTGCCGCGCGGCCTCACCCAGCCGGTGTGA
- the pqqE gene encoding pyrroloquinoline quinone biosynthesis protein PqqE, giving the protein MTTAPRPGPPLWLLAELTYRCPLHCVFCFNPVDFAQQDTELDTEDWLRVLREGRELGAVQCGLSGGEPLLRDDLEIIVAEASRLGYYTNLLTSGVGLNADRAAALKAAGLDHVQLSFQDSTREMNDFLSHTKTFELKNRVAKIIKDQGWPMVMNVVIHRMNIDHIDRIIEMAHEMGAEYLELANTQYYSWAFVNRDQLLPTHEQLRRAEQVTDGWRVRLGERMRIFYVAPDYHEGRAKKCVNGWGSMFLTVAPDGTALPCHTAKMLPGLAFPNVKAHGLREIWFESEGFNRYRGTGWMKEPCASCDMREQDLGGCRCQAYLLANDPAAADPVCVKSPDHQRVVEAVQRAAARDAGGPVEHPLVFRDPANSRRLAAPVTPAG; this is encoded by the coding sequence ATGACGACCGCGCCGCGCCCCGGCCCTCCGCTCTGGCTGCTGGCCGAGCTGACCTACCGCTGCCCGCTGCATTGCGTGTTCTGCTTCAACCCGGTCGACTTTGCGCAGCAGGACACCGAGCTCGACACCGAGGACTGGTTGCGCGTGCTGCGCGAAGGCCGCGAGCTCGGTGCGGTGCAGTGCGGCCTGTCGGGCGGCGAGCCGCTCCTGCGCGACGACCTGGAGATCATCGTCGCCGAGGCCAGCCGGCTGGGCTACTACACCAACCTGCTGACCTCCGGCGTCGGCTTGAATGCGGATCGCGCCGCCGCGCTGAAGGCGGCCGGACTCGACCACGTGCAGCTGTCGTTCCAGGATTCCACGCGCGAGATGAACGACTTCCTTTCGCACACCAAGACCTTCGAACTGAAGAACCGGGTGGCGAAGATCATCAAGGACCAGGGCTGGCCGATGGTCATGAACGTGGTCATCCACCGCATGAACATCGACCACATCGACCGCATCATCGAGATGGCGCACGAGATGGGCGCGGAGTACCTCGAGCTCGCGAACACGCAGTACTACTCCTGGGCGTTCGTGAACCGCGACCAGTTGCTGCCCACGCACGAGCAGCTGCGCCGCGCCGAGCAGGTGACCGACGGCTGGCGCGTCCGGCTGGGCGAGCGCATGCGCATCTTCTACGTCGCGCCCGACTACCACGAGGGTCGCGCCAAGAAATGCGTCAATGGCTGGGGCAGCATGTTCCTCACCGTGGCGCCGGACGGCACGGCGCTGCCATGCCACACCGCGAAGATGCTGCCGGGGCTGGCGTTTCCGAACGTGAAGGCGCACGGCCTGCGCGAGATCTGGTTCGAGTCCGAAGGCTTCAATCGCTACCGAGGCACCGGCTGGATGAAGGAGCCGTGCGCGAGCTGCGACATGCGCGAGCAGGACCTGGGCGGCTGCCGCTGCCAGGCCTACCTGCTGGCCAACGACCCGGCCGCCGCCGACCCGGTGTGCGTGAAGAGTCCCGATCATCAACGCGTGGTGGAGGCGGTGCAGCGCGCTGCCGCGCGCGATGCCGGTGGCCCGGTCGAGCATCCCCTGGTGTTTCGCGATCCCGCCAATTCGCGCCGCCTTGCGGCACCCGTCACACCGGCTGGGTGA
- the pqqD gene encoding pyrroloquinoline quinone biosynthesis peptide chaperone PqqD → MSEISKVLSAGSKPRIGPGFRLQWEPVQERHVLLYPEGMVQLNGSAGEIMKRCNGESSIAEIVADLEQAFGATGLEADVRGFVEVAAQQNWLRWDA, encoded by the coding sequence ATGAGCGAGATCAGCAAAGTACTGAGCGCCGGCAGCAAGCCGCGCATCGGCCCGGGTTTCCGACTGCAATGGGAGCCCGTGCAGGAGCGCCACGTCCTGCTGTACCCCGAAGGCATGGTCCAGCTCAACGGCAGCGCGGGCGAGATCATGAAGCGCTGCAACGGCGAAAGCAGCATCGCCGAGATCGTGGCGGACCTGGAGCAGGCCTTCGGAGCCACCGGGCTCGAAGCCGACGTGCGCGGCTTCGTCGAAGTGGCGGCGCAGCAGAACTGGCTGCGCTGGGACGCGTGA